The DNA region TTGGGCCTCCAATCCATTGATTATTATCCAGCTTTCTTAATGGATCATCTTAGGCCGTTCTCGATACTGGGCCTCGGCAAGTAATATCACCAAATTAAATGGATCTCTATCCATTATTCTAGAGTGTTTATGTTAAACTAATTATGTAACCTCTTGccacatttaattttaaatgcaCCAAAGTTTaagcaaatataaaattatatatatacatacagtaTATGGTGTGCACGGTTCTTCTCCTAAAATATCACCTTGTTATGTACAAAGAAAAAGAGCATTTTAAGAGCATGTTCATAAATGGATGGTTTGGCATGTACGCTCCTTGTGCCTGCGAAGCAAGATACCAAAGTGAGTAAAAAGATTAAAATCTAACTCTATCAAAAGAAAACTTAAAGCAAAAATGAGGACCACTCTGAAAACAAGGAAGCAAAGAGTACCTCTTGTTATACTAAAGGTGGAAAGTTAATTCTATCGTATCACCATTTCAATTTGCCTCCAACCACATATTGCTTGCATGCCAGCATCTATACATTGTCTAATATAAGAATGACTCTTATTGCCTGCATGTAATGGTTTCGTCATAGCGACAACCACTACTGAAGTTAGTTCTATTAGAAAAGAGAAACATTAGGTGTATATTTCGAAAAGAGGCTAGACCAATGACTGCGGAGAAACAAAAATTCTTCcctgaaattaaaaatattttagaaccTTTTAGACATGCTGAAGATATATAAGGCCAGGTCATGAATTGATGAAGGAGAATAACAATCAATACACAAATGTATTTTACCTTATAATATATAATGCTCGAAGGATGTGCCCTCCATGTTTCTCCATTATACATGTCTCCATCTTGGCCACCAAATCATGTACATAAATCGTTCATAATTAAGTTATATCAAGTGGtttaattaaaagtttattaaTGCTTTAGATAAGACACATAGAGAGAATTGTGGGTTACAGTTTATGTGTAAACAACATTTCTCTtaatttgtaatattataatGAATTAGTATAAAAAAAGGTTCTTGTCTTATTATatgtcaaaaaataaaaataaaataatctaacTTTTGAGAACAACTAATATTCTCAGATATTTTCATTAATACCAAGtcaaatatttaatagtttGAGAACCCAGCAACCTGAAAGTGTGATGCAAAGACCTTTTTCACGACGTGAAGGTCTCAACTGTTACATTTCTCCAACAGAGGCAAGCACGAACAAACATTAGAACATGTAGTGATATATGCAtctataaacatttttagtCTTTTCGAGGAGAAACTAACACAGAagattcagaaaaaaaaatggggAACTCGTTCACATGCATCTCCCACGAGGAAGAACAACGTCCCACAAAATCCTCGGCCGGCCGTGGCAAAGGAAGAGCAAGTAACACCAGGAAATACATGCGTCGCCTATCGCTCTCCTGCTCTGGCTCATCCTCCACTTCGTCTTCCAAGAAAGGTGtaatcaaaccaaaaaagaaGATAAGAGAGAGACATCATCAAGATCATGATAAAAACTCTCATATTATTCAGGAGCAAACTTTGGCAGCCACTAATCTCCTTTTCAACCAAACCCCTCGTAACAGCAACTACGTTGCTCCTCCTACTTTCAGACGGTCTACCAGCTCAAGTGGCGGCTCAGGACCTGTCTCACCCGTCCAGAGTCCCAAGAAATCGACTTGTGGATTCGTAAGAACCTCTAGCTCTAGGCGAAAGTCTAGTGTCAATCCAGTTATCAAGCCTAACCAGCTCCTAGACAAGGCAAGCCTTTTACTAATTAATGGAAAACTAATGAATACGTGCATGCTTATTTTGAGGTACATGTGTTTGCGTTTTGCGTTTACGTATTATCTTATTCGTTTACATAGAAAATTCTCATAGATATTCgtatttttaaattagaatAAGCCACTACTTCTatcattttaaatgaaattattctataattttacaaaattgcAAATAAATTGAgtaatttttcttcttttacgtTTATATTTTACATTGCTTTTTTACATTGTTGTAAacattaaatatcattttaataaaatatgtaaacacacaaaaatggCTTTTGAACAATAGTAGCTTATCTATGTCTTGTGACATTGAGAGTGATATATGTGTATGTGTAACAGGAGCCGAAGAAGATGGAAGCTTCAGAGACGAAGAGGTTCGTGCTAGTCCATGGTGGAGGATTTGGGGCTTGGTGTTGGTACAGAACCATAACTCTCTTAGAGAAACATGGTTTCCAAGTAGATGCTGTTGACTTGACCGGTTCAGGTGTTAGCTCTACTGACCCCAACACCATCGCAAGCCTCGCTCACTACTCCAAGCCTCTCCTCCACTTTCTGGAATCCCTCAAACCCAACGAGAAGGTTCGACTTAGTCTTTTGACCATTTGTGATGGAATTACAACAGTTTATAATGTTTTAAGACCATAATTAATTACAGGTCATTTTGGTGGGGCATGATTTTGGAGGGGCTTGTATGTCTTATGCGATGGAAATGTTTCCTACTAAAATCTCCAAAGCTGTTTTTATCTCTGCTGTTATGTTGGCTAATGGTCAAAGCACTCTCCATCTCTTTAACCAACCGGTACCTTTTTCATTTGACTAGATCTTCCGCTCGttacattaatttattatattattacaaattataaaaaatattacattgatGATTTTACAAACCGAAAATTATCTTTTCATGAATGAATATTCACGTCCAAAATATTACATTGGTGATTTTACAAACCGACTATTCAAAAATTTCTGGTGAATGAAAAATTCATTGCTTATAATATGCTTTTTCAATTGCGCTCATTGGTTCAATTAATTCCTTTTTCAGCTGGGATCAAATGATCTGATGCAACAAGCTCATATGTTTCTGTATGCCAATGGCAAAAAGAACGCTCCAACTGCCGTTGACTACGACAGATCTTTGCTTAGAGATTTTATCTTTAACAAGAGCCCACCAAAGGTAATTCTAAACCGAGCCATAACAGTCCAGTTTGATTACTTAATTTATCTGGATTTTTGGTGTAGGACCTCGCATTGTCATCGGTATCCATGAGGCCGTTTCCATTCGCACCGATTGGTGAAAAACTTCACCTGTCGGAGAAAAACTACGGCTCTATTCGACGGTTCTACGTAAAAACCATGGAGGATTACGCTGTACCGGTTCCTCTTCAGGAGGCAATTATCAAATTAAACCCATCTGAACAAGTGTTTCAGCTCAAAGGAGCCGATCATGCACCGTTCTTTTCTCGGCCTCAGTCCTTGAACCGAATCCTCGTCGAGATAGCTAAACTACCGTTTAAAAAATCATGTTGATATGTTTGATGAATTGGTTTTTATTCCAAACCGGATAacaaaaactaaaccaaaccggTTATAGGATCTCATAACCTTAGAGATTGTTTTTGAGTGTTGGGCCGAGCGGAACATTATCTGGTCCTGCTCTGAATTTCGTATGTTatttgttgattttattttgatacattttctaataaaaagaattatatctagtaatcatacaaaaaatatgccatattaataaaattatttatgtcgAAGAAATGAATTTTCCATTAGGTTTTTCCTACCTGTATATCCTCTTTAATCTCCTTTTGTTTCATATGCATTCTAGATCTTTTGTATAATCATATACATTTCTCACATAGACATTCGAAATCCCTCGTTTCACTCGATCGGTTGATCTATGAGAAATGCAACTTATTAGATACGATATATATGCCTACCCAAATCTTGAGTGTTGTTACCATCATTTTTCATTCTTTTATGGTACAAAAAGGTTTGAACATATTTTTCATCCTCAAAACTATTATTACATTTTGGAGTGGATTAAGTCTGCCTCTCGTACAATAGACCCACTATCATCATTTGCAACTTGACAACACTGAGCTGTCTACGAATTATGTAATGTTAAATATAATAGTCACGCTTGATCTATacttacattttaatttttgtctAGATTTTAGTAAtaccaaaaaaactcaaaagtaCGAAGAGAAAAAAGACCCAAGTTGAGAAGTTGCaaccttttttttgtcactgtaAGTTGCAACTTTTCACACACATAGAAGATACATAATGGACAAAGGAGAGTATTCATATGTAAGAAAGATCTCGATAGTGGAGATCAGCGGATGCTGTCGCCAAGAGCACGAGATTTagattcttttagttttttttttttttttttttttttttttttttttttttgagaaaagggcTTTGCGATATATATAAAAAGGCCCAAAGGAAGAAGTCGAAATTTATTCCCATTTCCATATATGTATTGttataaacaaatgaaaaacCCTACAACATTTATTCTCTCGTATCTCATTCGATCCTTCATTCCGCTATAAATCTGCATAGCACATGCGTAAATTGTGttatataagttatattttgGGTCTGTGATAagacatatatgtatatataattatatatacatattgatAACAAAGGCCATTAGATAACATGTTAAAATCcgcacacacacatatatacttAATTATAAACAGTCTCCCAAGTTGATAAAAATGATAGGTTAATCAATATTTTGCTTCATGATTTTACCAGAATTGATAATCAATTTTCTTCTTatgtttccaaaaatataaCGTGAATATCTATTGACTCAACATAATACACAATTGTCAATTGGTGTTCAACTCTGCCAAGAAACATCTATTACGTACTTCACTACTGTTACCGCCGAGCAATTAAAAACTCTATAAGTACTTATTTACATTTACAGAGCAAATCTCCGCCGTCAATGCAAAGCGAAGGTGACTATTAGGGATATTACATCCCACATCGGGAATTCTAAGGGACatcaagtaatatataaagggttagggccaatccactaattgccaattggttttaagttggaagcccataataaACCTgaatctaacatggtatcagagcgataaGATCCTTTGACCTAATTTACTACAACTACTACTACACCGGTGTTGGACCCTCTGTGGATGTTATTCCCACAATTGTCCACGCTTTAGACCTAGATGTCTGAGCGTGAGGGAgggtattgatgagaaacatcccacatcggaaatataagaattattctactactatataaagggttagggccaatccactaattgccaattggttttaagttggaagcccataattaacccgaatctaatatggtatcagagcccagATCCTAAaataccctaaacccctaaTTAATATTAACCCTACCCGACCGGGTTTATAGGTCGTAGTTAACCCTTCCCGACCGGGTTTATAGGTCGTAATTAACTCGCTCGACCGAGTATAACTGTCTTAAAGTTCCGAGATTTCTGGCCGataagagccatcatctcgaggaggGGTATTAGGGATATTACATCCCACATCGGGAATTCTAAGGGACatcaagtaatatataaagggttagggccaatccactaattgccaattggttttaagttggaagcccataataaACCCAAATCTAACAGTGACACTTGGGATAGCACCGTGGTCCGTGCTTATTTCACTTGTCTAGCTATCCCATTTTCACGTCAAGAGATGTCGATATAACCCAACTACTGTGCTTTTAGTTTTACTTGTGTTCACTAATAGTAAATAATACAATGCGAGAAATGAATAGACTCGCATTAGCCAATGGAAGTCCAGTCAGACCAATGAGATGTCGACAGCAAAACCTAGTAAACTACTCTTGTTTTTACATTGTCCAAAACCAGCTTTAGGTTTCCTGAAAACCGCTCTTTCCATAATATCTTCTCCTTAAATAAAGAAAGACTCTTTCACATTGTTATTATCATCAGAAGGGAAAGAAGAAAAACTTTCCTAATTAGATCAAGCTCATCGTCATGTCTCTATTCTAGTTTCTATTTATTACTGGGGCTTGTttgtttccttctctttttggacatcttttatataatttatatattctaCGAGAAATGGGAAGGGGTAGGGTTGAAATGAAGAGGATAGAGAACAAGATCAATAGACAAGTGACATTCTCGAAAAGAAGAGCTGGTCTTTTAAAGAAAGCACATGAGATCTCGGTTCTTTGTGATGCTGAGGTTTCCCTTATTGTCTTCTCCCATAAGGGGAAACTGTTCGAGTACTCGTCTGAATCTTGGTAACTGCATATTTCCCTCTTTAATTGTTTTAGTGTGCCTTTGTTTGCCCTAATTAATAGTTTTTGTTCATCTTTAGGCCTTTTCTTGGTATCTTCTTATCTGTCTTTATGACAATTCTcacaaattttgtatttaattatttgGATCTACGGATTGATTTTACCAAAGTTAAACCATTATAGCATATTTGCTTATatcagaagaaaacaaaaatttagggCATAATAAGGTGAATACGTGAAGTGAACCCAAGAACAAGATCTACTTCTACTGGTCGCGACATGGATTTACAAGAATTCTTCACTGTATATCttctttaatttaaatatgtattagATCTTTTTGTCTCAAATAGAGAGTTAAGTAATTTAATCATAACCAACGTTATGTTGATCTAGGCTAAAGTGATTTTTGCCTTCAAATTTTGAAAGCTATCCTTCTGCTGAAATATCTTCCAGTAGCTCATAGTAGTATGAAAGAAACTAAATCTTTCAGTATTGTTGTATAAAGGTTGTATAGTTTTAAGTTACAAAAGGTTGTATAGTTTTCGTCTTTTTTATTAACCttgcacaaaaaaatatttaaaatactaaagttaatattataattagagGGAAAATGttcagacttttttttttgcaaattaacTAGAACTAGGGAAGTGACATCTAGTATAGGGGGTCTTTGACCTCTGGGGATCAATGTAAAAGAGATCATTCTATTCTACCGATGGTCAAAACTTAACTACAACAGCTGTTTTTTCTTCATAAAGGACAAACTATTAGATACTTATTATGTTATGTCGTTTCATACATAAATATCtaataacaaatttatttttaaaaacatatatcaaaacatagtttataatagcataattatccagagttaaaaaaaaaaagaattgggAACTCAAAACTGGGACATATAGGACGCTTCACGTCTTTGGTGTAGGGTTAGTGATTTAACGGGTTTTAATGTAGAGAAACTGTGGATGTAAGATAGTTTCTAGGGTTAAAGCACAAAACCAGGGATTATATCTTTtccaaaataaaagttaatgtTTAATTGCATCGCTAACTATTAGGTAAACTATACGATGtagtgtatgtgtgtgtgtacgTATTGGATACTGTGATTTAATAACTTAATAGTTGCATCTTAGACAAATGTGCTCTTCTGATAAGCTGAGTAAATAGTTGAGTGTGCCAACTATTAGTGGTTAATAAATTATATCTAGAATTGCGCATATACTAATTTAATACGGCAACTTTTTGGGTGAATGAATCTACACTAACCCTAAGCCTAATGATAGCATGGAGAAGGTACTGGAACGCTACGAGAGGTACTCTTACGCCGAGAAACAGCTAAAAGCTCCAGACTCCCACGTCAATGTATGTTTAATGATCTCCAAGACTCtatcaaacatatatttatGTACAATATCTTGAATGTGTTTTCTTAACATAATAGATGCACTGTTTACATactgaaaattaattttgaccaaaaaaaaacatactgaAAAGTACTTGCGTAGGCAAAAACGAACTGGTCAATGGAATATAGCAGGCTTAAGGCTAAGATTGAGCTTTTGGAGAGGAACCAAAGGTACTTATAGAATTTAGGAATTAATATGTGTGAATAATAGTTTATTGTATTAGTTAAACATTGGGAATTGACAAAAAAGAGGATGGTATGGATTAATCATAGGCATTATCTGGGAGAAGATTTAGAATCAATCAGCATAAAGGAGCTACAGAATCTGGAGCAACAGCTTGACACTTCTCTTAAACATATTCGCTCCAGAAAAGTATGTAAATAAGCACATACAAACGCA from Raphanus sativus cultivar WK10039 chromosome 8, ASM80110v3, whole genome shotgun sequence includes:
- the LOC108822735 gene encoding transcription factor CAULIFLOWER isoform X1, which gives rise to MGRGRVEMKRIENKINRQVTFSKRRAGLLKKAHEISVLCDAEVSLIVFSHKGKLFEYSSESCMEKVLERYERYSYAEKQLKAPDSHVNAKTNWSMEYSRLKAKIELLERNQRHYLGEDLESISIKELQNLEQQLDTSLKHIRSRKNQLMHESLNHLQRKEKEIQEENSMLAKQIKERESILRTHQNQSDQQNRSHHVPPQPQPQLHPYMISHQASPFLNMGGLYQREDPTAVRRNSLDLTLNPIYNCNLGYFAA
- the LOC108822735 gene encoding transcription factor CAULIFLOWER isoform X2 — protein: MGRGRVEMKRIENKINRQVTFSKRRAGLLKKAHEISVLCDAEVSLIVFSHKGKLFEYSSESCMEKVLERYERYSYAEKQLKAPDSHVNAKTNWSMEYSRLKAKIELLERNQRHYLGEDLESISIKELQNLEQQLDTSLKHIRSRKNQLMHESLNHLQRKEKEIQEENSMLAKQIKERESILRTHQNQSDQQNRSHHVPPQPQPQLHPYMISHQASPFLNMG
- the LOC108819761 gene encoding putative methylesterase 13, chloroplastic, whose product is MGNSFTCISHEEEQRPTKSSAGRGKGRASNTRKYMRRLSLSCSGSSSTSSSKKGVIKPKKKIRERHHQDHDKNSHIIQEQTLAATNLLFNQTPRNSNYVAPPTFRRSTSSSGGSGPVSPVQSPKKSTCGFVRTSSSRRKSSVNPVIKPNQLLDKEPKKMEASETKRFVLVHGGGFGAWCWYRTITLLEKHGFQVDAVDLTGSGVSSTDPNTIASLAHYSKPLLHFLESLKPNEKVILVGHDFGGACMSYAMEMFPTKISKAVFISAVMLANGQSTLHLFNQPLGSNDLMQQAHMFLYANGKKNAPTAVDYDRSLLRDFIFNKSPPKDLALSSVSMRPFPFAPIGEKLHLSEKNYGSIRRFYVKTMEDYAVPVPLQEAIIKLNPSEQVFQLKGADHAPFFSRPQSLNRILVEIAKLPFKKSC